Proteins encoded by one window of Blautia argi:
- the epsC gene encoding serine O-acetyltransferase EpsC encodes MGFIGHIKEEFQVIQERDPAIKTPMEVLLYPSFRVMIQYRRAHKLYEKGHYFLARWISQRAARKTGIEIHPGAKIGKGLFIDHGAGVIIGETTIIGDNVTLYQGVTLGGTGKETGKRHPTLRDNVMVSAGAKILGSFTIGENSKIGAGSVVLEEVPPNCTVVGVPGRVVKKENQKVPRVDMDQVHLPDPTLDDIHYLQHENEQLRSELQKMGYELKDMQEREAKCRRARELAEQKMKKE; translated from the coding sequence ATGGGATTTATCGGACATATTAAAGAAGAGTTTCAGGTGATCCAGGAAAGGGACCCGGCAATTAAAACGCCCATGGAGGTTTTGCTGTATCCCAGCTTTCGTGTTATGATACAATACAGGAGAGCGCATAAATTATACGAAAAGGGACATTATTTCCTTGCACGGTGGATTTCCCAGAGAGCTGCCAGAAAGACGGGAATCGAAATCCACCCCGGGGCAAAGATTGGAAAAGGGCTTTTTATTGACCATGGTGCAGGGGTGATTATCGGAGAAACTACGATTATTGGGGATAATGTAACCCTGTATCAGGGTGTGACCCTTGGGGGAACGGGAAAGGAAACGGGAAAGCGCCACCCAACGCTTAGAGATAATGTTATGGTCAGCGCCGGCGCTAAAATCCTGGGGTCGTTTACCATTGGAGAAAACTCTAAAATCGGCGCAGGAAGCGTGGTTTTGGAAGAGGTACCGCCTAATTGTACCGTGGTAGGCGTTCCGGGGCGTGTAGTAAAAAAGGAAAATCAGAAGGTGCCGCGGGTGGATATGGACCAGGTACATCTGCCAGACCCTACACTGGACGATATTCATTATCTCCAGCATGAAAATGAACAACTCCGTTCAGAGCTTCAGAAAATGGGCTATGAACTGAAGGATATGCAGGAAAGAGAAGCAAAATGCCGCAGGGCAAGAGAACTTGCAGAACAGAAAATGAAAAAGGAGTAA
- the cysS gene encoding cysteine--tRNA ligase yields the protein MKIYNTLTKRKEEFVPLKEGKVSMYVCGPTVYNFIHIGNARPMIVFDTVRRYMEYKGYEVNYVSNFTDVDDKIIAKAVEEGVSAEEISTRYIKECKKDMADMNVKPATTHPLATQEIDGMIDMIQTLIDKGFAYEVNGTVYFRVKNFKEYGKLSHKNLEDLQSGFRSLQVSGEDQKEDPLDFVLWKPKKEGEPFWVSPWSEGRPGWHIECSVMSKKYLGEEIDIHAGGEDLIFPHHENEIAQSECCNGKPFARYWLHNAFLNIDNRKMSKSLGNFFTVREIGEKYDLQVLRFFMLNAHYRSPLNFSAELMEASKNALDRIITCVDQLKHLLETAPEGEKTAKELELEPEIQGYVKKYEESMEDDFNTADAIAAIFELVKFANTQADGTSTKGFVQELLDTIVHLSDILGLLVNKEADVLDEDVEKLIEERQIARKEKNFKRADEIRDQLADMGIILKDTREGVQWKRA from the coding sequence ATGAAAATTTATAACACACTGACAAAGAGAAAAGAAGAGTTTGTTCCTTTAAAAGAGGGAAAAGTAAGTATGTACGTCTGCGGACCTACGGTTTACAACTTTATCCACATTGGAAATGCAAGACCTATGATTGTATTTGATACCGTGCGCCGTTATATGGAATATAAGGGGTATGAGGTAAATTATGTTTCTAATTTCACAGACGTGGACGATAAAATCATTGCAAAGGCAGTAGAGGAAGGCGTAAGCGCAGAAGAAATTTCTACCCGATATATTAAAGAATGTAAAAAAGATATGGCAGATATGAATGTAAAACCTGCAACCACACACCCTCTGGCTACTCAGGAAATTGACGGCATGATAGATATGATTCAGACGCTGATTGACAAGGGTTTTGCCTATGAGGTCAACGGCACCGTATATTTCCGGGTGAAAAATTTTAAGGAATATGGAAAACTCTCCCATAAGAACCTGGAGGATTTGCAGTCTGGATTCCGCTCTCTGCAGGTATCCGGAGAAGACCAGAAAGAAGACCCACTGGATTTTGTACTCTGGAAACCGAAAAAGGAAGGAGAGCCTTTCTGGGTATCTCCGTGGAGTGAAGGACGCCCCGGCTGGCACATTGAATGTTCTGTTATGTCCAAAAAATATCTGGGCGAGGAAATTGATATTCACGCAGGTGGCGAGGATTTGATTTTCCCTCATCATGAGAATGAAATTGCACAGTCTGAATGCTGCAACGGAAAGCCTTTTGCGAGATACTGGCTGCACAATGCCTTTTTAAATATTGATAACCGGAAAATGTCCAAATCTCTGGGGAATTTCTTTACCGTGAGAGAAATCGGAGAAAAATATGACTTACAGGTACTGCGTTTCTTCATGTTAAACGCACATTACAGAAGTCCGCTGAATTTCAGCGCAGAACTTATGGAAGCATCAAAAAATGCTCTCGATAGAATCATTACCTGCGTAGACCAGTTAAAGCATTTGCTGGAAACAGCGCCGGAAGGGGAAAAGACAGCAAAAGAACTGGAACTGGAGCCAGAAATCCAGGGTTATGTGAAGAAATATGAAGAATCCATGGAAGATGATTTCAATACCGCAGATGCCATTGCAGCAATTTTTGAACTGGTAAAATTTGCAAATACACAGGCAGACGGAACAAGTACAAAGGGATTTGTACAGGAACTTCTGGATACTATTGTACATTTAAGCGATATTCTGGGACTTCTGGTAAACAAAGAGGCAGATGTCTTAGACGAAGATGTTGAAAAATTAATTGAAGAACGTCAGATAGCCAGAAAAGAGAAAAACTTCAAGCGTGCAGATGAAATTCGCGACCAGCTGGCAGACATGGGCATTATTCTGAAGGATACAAGAGAGGGTGTACAATGGAAGCGAGCTTAA
- a CDS encoding Mini-ribonuclease 3, with protein MEASLSYLKEMFQLADTDIRTYSPLTLAYIGDAIYELVVRTILVEKGNTQVNKLNQRANRLVKASAQSEMIEKLKPYLTEEEMAVFKRGRNAKSYTMAKNATMSDYRRATGFEALMGYLYLTEQWERMLELIKLGMTEEAKGEADGE; from the coding sequence ATGGAAGCGAGCTTAAGCTATTTAAAGGAAATGTTTCAGTTAGCGGATACGGATATCCGGACGTATTCTCCCCTGACACTTGCCTATATCGGAGATGCAATTTATGAATTGGTTGTCCGTACGATTCTGGTGGAAAAGGGTAACACACAGGTAAATAAGCTGAATCAGAGAGCCAACCGTCTGGTAAAGGCGTCTGCACAGTCAGAAATGATTGAAAAGCTGAAACCCTATCTGACAGAAGAGGAAATGGCAGTGTTTAAACGGGGACGCAACGCCAAATCCTATACCATGGCAAAGAATGCAACCATGTCAGATTACCGCAGGGCAACAGGATTTGAGGCGCTTATGGGATATCTGTATCTCACGGAGCAGTGGGAGAGAATGCTGGAACTGATTAAACTGGGAATGACAGAAGAGGCAAAAGGAGAAGCAGATGGAGAATAA
- the rlmB gene encoding 23S rRNA (guanosine(2251)-2'-O)-methyltransferase RlmB, producing MENKFQETKIEGRNAVLEAFRSGKSVDKLFVLEKCEDGPVRTILREAKKHDTIVKFVKKERLEQLSETGMHQGVIAMTAAYNYAEVAEMLEAARVKGEPPFLILLDNIEDPHNLGAIIRTANLAGAHGVIIPKNRAVGLTATVARTSAGALNYTPVAKVTNMARTIEQLKKEGMWFVCADMGGTTMYDLDLKGPMGLVIGNEGDGVSKLVREKCDFIASIPMKGDIDSLNASVAAGVLAFEIVRQRMEK from the coding sequence ATGGAGAATAAATTCCAGGAAACAAAAATAGAGGGACGCAATGCCGTACTGGAGGCGTTTCGTTCCGGGAAATCCGTGGATAAGCTTTTTGTGCTGGAAAAATGTGAGGACGGTCCTGTCCGCACGATTTTAAGGGAAGCGAAAAAGCATGATACTATAGTGAAATTTGTGAAAAAGGAGCGTCTGGAGCAACTGTCGGAAACAGGTATGCATCAGGGTGTCATTGCCATGACTGCGGCTTACAATTACGCAGAGGTGGCAGAGATGTTGGAGGCAGCAAGGGTAAAGGGAGAACCGCCGTTTCTGATTCTTCTGGACAATATTGAAGACCCTCACAATCTGGGTGCTATTATCAGAACTGCCAATCTGGCAGGCGCCCACGGCGTCATTATTCCGAAAAACAGAGCCGTCGGTCTGACTGCCACAGTTGCCAGAACCTCGGCAGGTGCGTTGAATTATACGCCTGTGGCAAAGGTGACAAATATGGCAAGAACCATTGAACAGCTGAAAAAAGAGGGTATGTGGTTTGTGTGTGCAGATATGGGCGGAACCACCATGTATGATCTGGATTTAAAGGGACCTATGGGGCTGGTGATTGGCAATGAAGGGGACGGTGTGTCCAAGCTGGTAAGGGAAAAATGTGATTTTATTGCATCTATCCCCATGAAAGGTGATATTGATTCCTTAAACGCGTCTGTGGCAGCAGGCGTACTTGCTTTTGAAATTGTGCGTCAGAGAATGGAAAAATGA
- a CDS encoding sigma-70 family RNA polymerase sigma factor: MKNYEQCSDEEIIELLQKGEHSVEDYLIKKYKPMVLKKAHAMFLIGGEQEDLIQEGMIGLFKAVQGYQPGKNASFSTFANLCVERQMCKAIEISGRQKHRPLNTYISLSQEDGPLANTEDTVQLNPEEIVIGRESADNLKKRICKVLSPFENQVLKFYLQGMDYRKIAKKLEKPDKSVDNALQRIRGKIHGMIEE; this comes from the coding sequence ATGAAAAATTATGAACAATGCTCAGATGAGGAAATCATCGAGCTTCTGCAAAAAGGAGAACATTCCGTAGAGGATTATCTGATTAAAAAGTATAAGCCCATGGTACTGAAAAAAGCCCATGCCATGTTTCTCATAGGCGGGGAACAGGAGGATTTGATTCAGGAGGGCATGATAGGGCTTTTTAAGGCAGTGCAGGGATATCAGCCGGGAAAAAATGCGTCATTTTCTACCTTTGCCAACTTATGTGTGGAACGGCAGATGTGTAAGGCTATTGAAATTTCCGGCAGACAGAAGCACAGACCTTTAAATACCTATATTTCTCTGAGTCAGGAGGACGGACCTCTGGCAAATACTGAGGATACGGTGCAGTTAAATCCGGAGGAAATTGTCATTGGCAGGGAGAGTGCAGACAACCTGAAAAAACGGATTTGTAAGGTACTAAGCCCTTTTGAAAATCAGGTGTTGAAGTTCTATTTGCAGGGTATGGATTACCGGAAGATTGCGAAAAAGCTGGAAAAACCGGACAAGTCTGTGGACAATGCGTTGCAGCGGATTCGCGGTAAAATTCATGGCATGATAGAAGAATAG